A window from Nasonia vitripennis strain AsymCx chromosome 2 unlocalized genomic scaffold, Nvit_psr_1.1 chr2_random0010, whole genome shotgun sequence encodes these proteins:
- the Ndufab1 gene encoding acyl carrier protein, mitochondrial isoform 1 (isoform 1 is encoded by transcript variant 1), with product MASIAGVRVFARSAGLLRNTTSRLAVLAPATSSQLNQRLVHAIRRTSAPILGQVTANYEARRYDHVIREKPSMKEIQDRVLKSLADPCVKQVRQYSEKPPLTLNFIRDRVLLVLKLYDKIDASKLTVDSHFINDLGLDSLDHVEVIMAMEDEFGFEIPDMDAERLVTPAAIARYVADKEDIYE from the exons ATGGCGTCGATCGCGGGCGTACGAGTCTTTGCGCGAAGCGCCGGTTTGCTCAGAAACACGACGAGCCGACTGGCTGTCCTGGCCCCGGCTACCTCGAGTCAGCTCAACCAGAGACTCGTCCACGCGATCAGGCGAACGTCGGCGCCGATCCTCGGCCAG GTCACTGCTAACTACGAGGCACGACGATATGACCACGTTATCAGAGAAAAACCCTCGATGAAAGAGATTCAGGATCGTGTTTTAAAA agCTTAGCGGACCCATGCGTCAAGCAGGTGCGCCAGTACAGTGAAAAACCACCGCTCACATTGAATTTTATCCGTGACCGAGTCCTTTTGGTGCTTAAGCTTTATGATAAAATAGATGCTTCAAAG CTCACCGTAGACTCTCATTTTATAAACGACCTTGGTCTGGACTCCTTGGACCACGTTGAAGTCATTATGGCTATGGAGGATGAATTTGGTTTCGAAATACCAGATATGGATGCCGAAAGACTTGTAACACCAGCTGCCATAGCGCGTTATGTTGCAGACAAAGAAgatatttatgaataa
- the LOC100115073 gene encoding ribonuclease H1 isoform X2, producing the protein MRWQKVEILEFTQPAHHSKFINRDECKAQVHKFPGPKYKKFGSESEAESFIKANSGTTSSYPQTSGSIKSSSFLTQKTFALGKICASPASSTTLKRVLSTASDSDSDLENVKHKRIKRDNSTAQNKDGFSIDSNGYTEVYTDGACSSNGRRNAKAGIGVWFSERNAYNVSQPVDGRATNNIAEIQAVTIAASQAQKAGIKKLKINTDSQFLISCITQWMPKWKKCGWQTSTGKPVINKTELIEMEKALAPLQVSWNHVRGHVGIHGNEMADRLARSGAERYGITIQLVLVLKCLKFSFFAESEEIFA; encoded by the exons ATGCGGTGGCAAAAGGTCGAAATCCTGGAATTTACTCAACCTG ctcaTCATTCGAAATTTATTAACAGGGATGAGTGTAAGGCACAGGTCCACAAATTCCCAGGACCAAAGtacaaaaaatttggttcagaAAGCGAAGCAGAGAGCTTCATAAAGGCAAACTCTGGTACAACTTCATCTTACCCACAAACATCAGGATCAATCAAAAGTTCCTCGTTTCTAACACAAAAAACTTTTGCTCTTGGTAAAATTTGTGCTTCTCCAGCAAGCAGTACAACACTGAAACGAGTTCTGTCCACTGCCAGTGATAGCGACAGTGACTTGGAAAATGTGAAGCACAAACGAATAAAACGTGATAATTCTACTGCACAG aacaaaGATGGTTTTTCTATTGATTCAAATGGTTATACAGAAGTTTACACTGATGGTGCATGTTCATCCAATGGTAGGAGAAATGCAAAGGCAGGTATTGGAGTCTGGTTTTCTGAAAGAAATGCTTA TAATGTATCCCAACCAGTAGATGGTCGAGCAACAAATAATATAGCCGAAATACAAGCTGTCACAATCGCTGCCAGTCAAGCACAAAAAGCTGGTATAAAGAAACTCAAAATAAACACAGATTCACAGTTTCTTATATCATGTATAACACAATGGATGCCCAAATGGAAAAAGTGTGGTTGGCAAACTTCTACTGGAAAGCCTGTGATAAACAAAACAGAACTGATAGAAATGGAAAAAGCGCTTGCACCTCTGCAAGTATCATGg AACCACGTTAGAGGTCATGTTGGCATTCATGGCAATGAGATGGCTGATCGGCTTGCTAGAAGTGGTGCTGAACGTTATG GTATAACTATCCAGCTGGTTTTGGTTTTGAAGTGCTTGAAATTCTCTTTCTTTGCTGAGTCAGAGGAGATATTTGCCTAA
- the LOC100115073 gene encoding ribonuclease H1 isoform X3, with the protein MSIFYFIVKSSNASRKLYLNYTRNAVVAYSKFSVVSDFLGGIMSYYAVAKGRNPGIYSTWDECKAQVHKFPGPKYKKFGSESEAESFIKANSGTTSSYPQTSGSIKSSSFLTQKTFALGKICASPASSTTLKRVLSTASDSDSDLENVKHKRIKRDNSTAQNKDGFSIDSNGYTEVYTDGACSSNGRRNAKAGIGVWFSERNAYNVSQPVDGRATNNIAEIQAVTIAASQAQKAGIKKLKINTDSQFLISCITQWMPKWKKCGWQTSTGKPVINKTELIEMEKALAPLQVSWNHVRGHVGIHGNEMADRLARSGAERYGITIQLVLVLKCLKFSFFAESEEIFA; encoded by the exons atgagcatattttattttattgtaaaatcatCTAACGCATCtcgaaaattatatttaaactATACACGAAATGCAGTAGTCGCTTATTCGAAA TTTTCAGTTGTTTCGGATTTTCTCGGAGGAATCATGAGTTACTATGCGGTGGCAAAAGGTCGAAATCCTGGAATTTACTCAACCTG GGATGAGTGTAAGGCACAGGTCCACAAATTCCCAGGACCAAAGtacaaaaaatttggttcagaAAGCGAAGCAGAGAGCTTCATAAAGGCAAACTCTGGTACAACTTCATCTTACCCACAAACATCAGGATCAATCAAAAGTTCCTCGTTTCTAACACAAAAAACTTTTGCTCTTGGTAAAATTTGTGCTTCTCCAGCAAGCAGTACAACACTGAAACGAGTTCTGTCCACTGCCAGTGATAGCGACAGTGACTTGGAAAATGTGAAGCACAAACGAATAAAACGTGATAATTCTACTGCACAG aacaaaGATGGTTTTTCTATTGATTCAAATGGTTATACAGAAGTTTACACTGATGGTGCATGTTCATCCAATGGTAGGAGAAATGCAAAGGCAGGTATTGGAGTCTGGTTTTCTGAAAGAAATGCTTA TAATGTATCCCAACCAGTAGATGGTCGAGCAACAAATAATATAGCCGAAATACAAGCTGTCACAATCGCTGCCAGTCAAGCACAAAAAGCTGGTATAAAGAAACTCAAAATAAACACAGATTCACAGTTTCTTATATCATGTATAACACAATGGATGCCCAAATGGAAAAAGTGTGGTTGGCAAACTTCTACTGGAAAGCCTGTGATAAACAAAACAGAACTGATAGAAATGGAAAAAGCGCTTGCACCTCTGCAAGTATCATGg AACCACGTTAGAGGTCATGTTGGCATTCATGGCAATGAGATGGCTGATCGGCTTGCTAGAAGTGGTGCTGAACGTTATG GTATAACTATCCAGCTGGTTTTGGTTTTGAAGTGCTTGAAATTCTCTTTCTTTGCTGAGTCAGAGGAGATATTTGCCTAA
- the Ndufab1 gene encoding acyl carrier protein, mitochondrial isoform 2 (isoform 2 is encoded by transcript variant 2), with protein MASIAGVRVFARSAGLLRNTTSRLAVLAPATSSQLNQRLVHAIRRTSAPILGQSLADPCVKQVRQYSEKPPLTLNFIRDRVLLVLKLYDKIDASKLTVDSHFINDLGLDSLDHVEVIMAMEDEFGFEIPDMDAERLVTPAAIARYVADKEDIYE; from the exons ATGGCGTCGATCGCGGGCGTACGAGTCTTTGCGCGAAGCGCCGGTTTGCTCAGAAACACGACGAGCCGACTGGCTGTCCTGGCCCCGGCTACCTCGAGTCAGCTCAACCAGAGACTCGTCCACGCGATCAGGCGAACGTCGGCGCCGATCCTCGGCCAG agCTTAGCGGACCCATGCGTCAAGCAGGTGCGCCAGTACAGTGAAAAACCACCGCTCACATTGAATTTTATCCGTGACCGAGTCCTTTTGGTGCTTAAGCTTTATGATAAAATAGATGCTTCAAAG CTCACCGTAGACTCTCATTTTATAAACGACCTTGGTCTGGACTCCTTGGACCACGTTGAAGTCATTATGGCTATGGAGGATGAATTTGGTTTCGAAATACCAGATATGGATGCCGAAAGACTTGTAACACCAGCTGCCATAGCGCGTTATGTTGCAGACAAAGAAgatatttatgaataa
- the LOC100115073 gene encoding ribonuclease H1 isoform X4, which translates to MSYYAVAKGRNPGIYSTWDECKAQVHKFPGPKYKKFGSESEAESFIKANSGTTSSYPQTSGSIKSSSFLTQKTFALGKICASPASSTTLKRVLSTASDSDSDLENVKHKRIKRDNSTAQNKDGFSIDSNGYTEVYTDGACSSNGRRNAKAGIGVWFSERNAYNVSQPVDGRATNNIAEIQAVTIAASQAQKAGIKKLKINTDSQFLISCITQWMPKWKKCGWQTSTGKPVINKTELIEMEKALAPLQVSWNHVRGHVGIHGNEMADRLARSGAERYGITIQLVLVLKCLKFSFFAESEEIFA; encoded by the exons ATGAGTTACTATGCGGTGGCAAAAGGTCGAAATCCTGGAATTTACTCAACCTG GGATGAGTGTAAGGCACAGGTCCACAAATTCCCAGGACCAAAGtacaaaaaatttggttcagaAAGCGAAGCAGAGAGCTTCATAAAGGCAAACTCTGGTACAACTTCATCTTACCCACAAACATCAGGATCAATCAAAAGTTCCTCGTTTCTAACACAAAAAACTTTTGCTCTTGGTAAAATTTGTGCTTCTCCAGCAAGCAGTACAACACTGAAACGAGTTCTGTCCACTGCCAGTGATAGCGACAGTGACTTGGAAAATGTGAAGCACAAACGAATAAAACGTGATAATTCTACTGCACAG aacaaaGATGGTTTTTCTATTGATTCAAATGGTTATACAGAAGTTTACACTGATGGTGCATGTTCATCCAATGGTAGGAGAAATGCAAAGGCAGGTATTGGAGTCTGGTTTTCTGAAAGAAATGCTTA TAATGTATCCCAACCAGTAGATGGTCGAGCAACAAATAATATAGCCGAAATACAAGCTGTCACAATCGCTGCCAGTCAAGCACAAAAAGCTGGTATAAAGAAACTCAAAATAAACACAGATTCACAGTTTCTTATATCATGTATAACACAATGGATGCCCAAATGGAAAAAGTGTGGTTGGCAAACTTCTACTGGAAAGCCTGTGATAAACAAAACAGAACTGATAGAAATGGAAAAAGCGCTTGCACCTCTGCAAGTATCATGg AACCACGTTAGAGGTCATGTTGGCATTCATGGCAATGAGATGGCTGATCGGCTTGCTAGAAGTGGTGCTGAACGTTATG GTATAACTATCCAGCTGGTTTTGGTTTTGAAGTGCTTGAAATTCTCTTTCTTTGCTGAGTCAGAGGAGATATTTGCCTAA
- the LOC100115073 gene encoding ribonuclease H1 isoform X1, with the protein MSKLFFSLFHGRTFQFSVVSDFLGGIMSYYAVAKGRNPGIYSTWDECKAQVHKFPGPKYKKFGSESEAESFIKANSGTTSSYPQTSGSIKSSSFLTQKTFALGKICASPASSTTLKRVLSTASDSDSDLENVKHKRIKRDNSTAQNKDGFSIDSNGYTEVYTDGACSSNGRRNAKAGIGVWFSERNAYNVSQPVDGRATNNIAEIQAVTIAASQAQKAGIKKLKINTDSQFLISCITQWMPKWKKCGWQTSTGKPVINKTELIEMEKALAPLQVSWNHVRGHVGIHGNEMADRLARSGAERYGITIQLVLVLKCLKFSFFAESEEIFA; encoded by the exons ATGTCTAagctatttttttctttgttccaTGGACGCACGTTTCAGTTTTCAGTTGTTTCGGATTTTCTCGGAGGAATCATGAGTTACTATGCGGTGGCAAAAGGTCGAAATCCTGGAATTTACTCAACCTG GGATGAGTGTAAGGCACAGGTCCACAAATTCCCAGGACCAAAGtacaaaaaatttggttcagaAAGCGAAGCAGAGAGCTTCATAAAGGCAAACTCTGGTACAACTTCATCTTACCCACAAACATCAGGATCAATCAAAAGTTCCTCGTTTCTAACACAAAAAACTTTTGCTCTTGGTAAAATTTGTGCTTCTCCAGCAAGCAGTACAACACTGAAACGAGTTCTGTCCACTGCCAGTGATAGCGACAGTGACTTGGAAAATGTGAAGCACAAACGAATAAAACGTGATAATTCTACTGCACAG aacaaaGATGGTTTTTCTATTGATTCAAATGGTTATACAGAAGTTTACACTGATGGTGCATGTTCATCCAATGGTAGGAGAAATGCAAAGGCAGGTATTGGAGTCTGGTTTTCTGAAAGAAATGCTTA TAATGTATCCCAACCAGTAGATGGTCGAGCAACAAATAATATAGCCGAAATACAAGCTGTCACAATCGCTGCCAGTCAAGCACAAAAAGCTGGTATAAAGAAACTCAAAATAAACACAGATTCACAGTTTCTTATATCATGTATAACACAATGGATGCCCAAATGGAAAAAGTGTGGTTGGCAAACTTCTACTGGAAAGCCTGTGATAAACAAAACAGAACTGATAGAAATGGAAAAAGCGCTTGCACCTCTGCAAGTATCATGg AACCACGTTAGAGGTCATGTTGGCATTCATGGCAATGAGATGGCTGATCGGCTTGCTAGAAGTGGTGCTGAACGTTATG GTATAACTATCCAGCTGGTTTTGGTTTTGAAGTGCTTGAAATTCTCTTTCTTTGCTGAGTCAGAGGAGATATTTGCCTAA
- the LOC100115141 gene encoding uncharacterized protein LOC100115141 isoform X3 has protein sequence MPQCAVATCRNSHRRTRGRRIRYHRFPQIPEVRSRWVRACGRVPLSNGDIPFNIQTARICSLHFTNDSYEKDMEHLVLGLPVRSRLRRGAVPTIGVPVNVQPVTKMLVEDAKRSLLKVAHAKMLKQGKAGAKGAPPDGKKPAKNNNNNNNNAAAAAAAAAAATAGGALAAEEIDGIDVLLALGLKPASHLNKMHAMDSSGGGNGKNALESGGPSELKQRDDEDSRKSPKVPQSQQNGAALPEETASADRNLVQCVAASGLPAKKEKKEPLDDAEANLHVQSPTRKSSKLQAEQPTTSPGKAGRPSGQRGAPAKLQLDEQQQQQPHCRETRKRRSAESAAAPASLSANGSGPPKKLCLDQREQFINSLIGSDKYTAEQLASRAEQLRAEVQELDELARAKEMEWNEILSMRKLKEEAYLRIERRRQIMGFMEGNGPLGAEGLMPPASLCLAQQHLDASNSQREPKLLVVPKEERSRDSSPAFKRERASKAQPSYLQPGRPQQLGENGPKMQQAVDAQSPEHRQIGEGRQGPIVDVRSIIADYRLRHPETVPRRRGRRMRNSVNVGLGAGGAMVETVGNMDSRPSSTDSCKSNSNLSDPNNAMSFKDVLVQFAKLSQQQGEPIKTPQNYPDVTLHPVAATPTTQNSAPQTGSGSLLHGILTKSQSPRPTTFSPTLARLLTAPERERSAPAITPTPHQSAQHLLQAYQGANPVSISDFLSSSKARTEITITPVVNNPLPTHANNLIHVDDGEDETSIIEERDSRLPMGARDNADDRDSPPRCQGCHERAAQFVCAGCGNQWYCSRECQVAAWDDHSEVCSG, from the exons ATGCCGCAGTGCGCGGTAGCGACATGCCGGAACAGCCACCGGCGCACGCGGGGCCGGCGCATCCGGTACCACCGCTTCCCCCAGATACCGGAAGTGCGCTCGCGCTGGGTGCGCGCCTGCGGCCGGGTGCCCCTCTCCAACGGCGACATCCCCTTCAACATCCAGACGGCGCGCATCTGCTCGCTCCACTTCACCAACGACAGCTACGAGAAGGACATGGAGCACCTGGTGCTCGGGCTGCCGGTCAGGTCGAGGCTGCGCCGCGGCGCCGTGCCGACCATCGGCGTGCCCGTCAACGTCCAGCCGGTCACCAAGATGCTCGTCGAGGACGCCAAGAGGTCGCTGCTCAAGGTCGCGCATGCCAAGATGCTCAAGCAGGGCAAAGCCGGCGCTAAGGGGGCGCCGCCGGACGGCAAGAAGCCCGCcaagaacaacaacaacaacaacaacaatgctgccgccgcagccgcagccgcagccgccgccaccgccggaGGGGCGCTCGCCGCCGAGGAGATCGACGGGATCGACGTGCTGCTCGCGCTCGGGCTCAAGCCTGCATCACA CCTGAACAAGATGCACGCGATggacagcagcggcggcggcaacggTAAGAACGCCCTGGAGAGCGGCGGGCCTTCGGAGCTGAAGcagcgcgacgacgaggactCGCGCAAGTCGCCGAAGGTGCCCCAGAGCCAACAGAACGGCGCGGCGCTTCCCGAGGAGACGGCCTCCGCCGACCGCAACCTCGTCCAGTGCGTAGCCGCCAGCGGCTTGCCAGccaagaaggagaagaaggagcCCCTCGACGACGCCGAGGCCAATCTCCATGTGCAG TCGCCGACGCGCAAGTCGTCGAAGCTTCAGGCGGAGCAGCCGACGACGTCGCCGGGCAAGGCCGGCCGGCCGAGCGGCCAGCGGGGAGCCCCGGCCAAGCTGCAGCTGGacgaacagcagcagcagcagccgcactGCCGGGAGACCAGGAAGCGCAGATCGGCCGAGTCGGCAGCCGCGCCGGCCAGCCTCTCGGCGAACGGAAGCGGCCCGCCGAAGAAGCTCTGCCTGGACCAGCGGGAGCAGTTCATCAACTCGCTCATCGGCTCGGACAAGTACACCGCGGAGCAGCTGGCCAGCAGGGCCGAGCAGCTGCGCGCCGAAGTGCAG GAGCTCGACGAGCTGGCCCGCGCCAAGGAGATGGAGTGGAACGAAATTCTGAGCATGCGGAAGCTCAAGGAGGAGGCCTACCTGCGGATCGAGCGCCGCCGCCAGATAATGGGCTTCATGGAGGGCAACGGGCCGCTCGGCGCCGAGGGCCTCATGCCGCCGGCGAGCCTCTGCCTGGCCCAGCAGCACTTGGACGCTTCCAACAGCCAGAGGGAGCCGAAGCTCCTCGTGGTGCCGAAGGAGGAGCGCTCGCGGGACAGCTCGCCGGCGTTCAAGCGCGAGAGGGCCTCCAAAGCGCAGCCGAGCTACCTGCAGCCGGGCCGGCCGCAGCAGCTCGGCGAGAACGGGCCGAAGATGCAGCAGGCGGTCGACGCGCAGAGCCCGGAGCACAGGCAGATCGGGGAGGGAAGGCAGGGGCCGATCGTCGACGTCAGGTCCATCATCGCCGACTACAGGCTCCGGCACCCCGAGACTGTTCCCAGACG TAGGGGCCGCAGGATGAGGAACTCCGTGAACGTGGGCCTCGGAGCCGGAGGCGCGATGGTCGAGACCGTGGGGAACATGGACTCCCGGCCGTCCAGCACGGACTCCTGCAAGAGCAACTCCAACCTCAGCGATCCCAACAACGCGATGAGCTTCAAGGACGTGCTCGTGCAATTCGCAAAGTTGAGCCAGCAGCAAG GAGAGCCAATAAAAACACCTCAAAATTATCCAGACGTGACGCTGCACCCGGTCGCAGCGACGCCCACGACGCAAAACTCCGCACCGCAGACGGGCTCGGGCTCGCTGCTCCACGGCATCCTCACCAAGTCCCAGTCGCCGAGGCCCACCACTTTCTCGCCAACGCTGGCCAGGCTGCTCACGGCGcccgagagggagaggagcGCGCCCGCGATCACGCCCACCCCTCACCAGAGCGCGCAGCACCTTCTGCAGGCCTATCAAGGCGCCAATCCTGTCTCGATCAGCGACTTCCTCTCCTCGTCCAAG GCCCGAACTGAAATCACGATAACTCCAGTTGTCAACAATCCACTGCCGACTCACGCCAACAACTTGATTCACGTC GACGACGGAGAGGACGAAACCTCGATAATCGAAGAGCGAGATTCGCGGCTGCCCATGGGAGCCAGGGATAACGCAGATGACAGGGACAGCCCACCGCGCTGCCAAGGCTGCCACGAGCGCGCGGCGCAGTTCGTGTGCGCTGGCTGCGGCAATCAGTGGTACTGCAGTCGCGAATGTCAG GTTGCAGCTTGGGATGATCACTCGGAGGTATGTTCTGGATAG
- the LOC100115073 gene encoding ribonuclease H1 isoform X5: MSIFYFIVKSSNASRKLYLNYTRNAVVAYSKFSVVSDFLGGIMSYYAVAKGRNPGIYSTWDECKAQVHKFPGPKYKKFGSESEAESFIKANSASSTTLKRVLSTASDSDSDLENVKHKRIKRDNSTAQNKDGFSIDSNGYTEVYTDGACSSNGRRNAKAGIGVWFSERNAYNVSQPVDGRATNNIAEIQAVTIAASQAQKAGIKKLKINTDSQFLISCITQWMPKWKKCGWQTSTGKPVINKTELIEMEKALAPLQVSWNHVRGHVGIHGNEMADRLARSGAERYGITIQLVLVLKCLKFSFFAESEEIFA; encoded by the exons atgagcatattttattttattgtaaaatcatCTAACGCATCtcgaaaattatatttaaactATACACGAAATGCAGTAGTCGCTTATTCGAAA TTTTCAGTTGTTTCGGATTTTCTCGGAGGAATCATGAGTTACTATGCGGTGGCAAAAGGTCGAAATCCTGGAATTTACTCAACCTG GGATGAGTGTAAGGCACAGGTCCACAAATTCCCAGGACCAAAGtacaaaaaatttggttcagaAAGCGAAGCAGAGAGCTTCATAAAGGCAAACTCTG CAAGCAGTACAACACTGAAACGAGTTCTGTCCACTGCCAGTGATAGCGACAGTGACTTGGAAAATGTGAAGCACAAACGAATAAAACGTGATAATTCTACTGCACAG aacaaaGATGGTTTTTCTATTGATTCAAATGGTTATACAGAAGTTTACACTGATGGTGCATGTTCATCCAATGGTAGGAGAAATGCAAAGGCAGGTATTGGAGTCTGGTTTTCTGAAAGAAATGCTTA TAATGTATCCCAACCAGTAGATGGTCGAGCAACAAATAATATAGCCGAAATACAAGCTGTCACAATCGCTGCCAGTCAAGCACAAAAAGCTGGTATAAAGAAACTCAAAATAAACACAGATTCACAGTTTCTTATATCATGTATAACACAATGGATGCCCAAATGGAAAAAGTGTGGTTGGCAAACTTCTACTGGAAAGCCTGTGATAAACAAAACAGAACTGATAGAAATGGAAAAAGCGCTTGCACCTCTGCAAGTATCATGg AACCACGTTAGAGGTCATGTTGGCATTCATGGCAATGAGATGGCTGATCGGCTTGCTAGAAGTGGTGCTGAACGTTATG GTATAACTATCCAGCTGGTTTTGGTTTTGAAGTGCTTGAAATTCTCTTTCTTTGCTGAGTCAGAGGAGATATTTGCCTAA
- the Ndufab1 gene encoding acyl carrier protein, mitochondrial isoform 3 (isoform 3 is encoded by transcript variant 3) codes for MASIAGVRVFARSAGLLRNTTSRLAVLAPATSSQLNQRLVHAIRRTSAPILGQVTANYEARRYDHVIREKPSMKEIQDRVLKVVAAYDKVTADKLTVDSHFINDLGLDSLDHVEVIMAMEDEFGFEIPDMDAERLVTPAAIARYVADKEDIYE; via the exons ATGGCGTCGATCGCGGGCGTACGAGTCTTTGCGCGAAGCGCCGGTTTGCTCAGAAACACGACGAGCCGACTGGCTGTCCTGGCCCCGGCTACCTCGAGTCAGCTCAACCAGAGACTCGTCCACGCGATCAGGCGAACGTCGGCGCCGATCCTCGGCCAG GTCACTGCTAACTACGAGGCACGACGATATGACCACGTTATCAGAGAAAAACCCTCGATGAAAGAGATTCAGGATCGTGTTTTAAAAGTTGTGGCTGCCTACGACAAAGTTACTGCTGACAAG CTCACCGTAGACTCTCATTTTATAAACGACCTTGGTCTGGACTCCTTGGACCACGTTGAAGTCATTATGGCTATGGAGGATGAATTTGGTTTCGAAATACCAGATATGGATGCCGAAAGACTTGTAACACCAGCTGCCATAGCGCGTTATGTTGCAGACAAAGAAgatatttatgaataa